The DNA sequence CTGGTAACGACTTTAACGAAGAAAATGGCTGAAGAACTTACGAAATACTTTACCAAATTCGGAATCAGAACAAGATATATTCACTCTGATGTTGAAACGCTGGAACGTATTCAGATCATGCAGGATCTTCGTCTGGGACTTTTTGACGTGCTTATTGGAGTCAACTTATTGCGAGAAGGATTGGATCTACCTGAAGTTTCATTAGTCGCTATTCTGGATGCTGATAAAGAAGGAATGCTGAGAAGCAGAAGATCAATGATTCAAACCGTGGGACGTGCTGCAAGGAATGTGAACGGAAAAGCAATCATGTATGCTGACAAAATCACAAAATCTATGCAGGCCACCCTGGATGAAACCGAATACCGTCGTGCCAAACAAATGCAGTACAATGAAGATCACGGCCTGAAGCCACAAGCATTAAATAAAAAGATTTCTGAAAACCTTGTCGGAAGAAGCAAAGACTTCCCTGATGAGAAATATACCCAAAAAGAAATCCTTCAGAAAGTTGCTGAAACAAAAGCAACTTATGCAAGTGAAGATATAGAGAAAATGATTACACAGAAGCAGAAAGAAATGGAAGCGGCTGCAAAAAACCTTGACTTTATAAAAGCGGCCAAGCTGAGAGATGAAATTGCAGCTTTGAAAGCTTAATAAGACTGATTGATAAAAAAGTTTCGGCGGCATCTTCGATGCCGCCGAAACTTTATACCAAGATTGGTTTATTTATTTTTTACAATCCGTTTCTTACTGCTGCCCTGATGGGAGTCAGAAGATCCATCAGACCGTTTAATTTGATCTCATAAACTGTTGAAAGCTGCATTCCCAGTTTTCCTTTTGGCATTCCATTTTTGTTGAACCATTCCAGGTAGCTGATCGGAAGGTCAATCAGAACCGTTCCTTCGTACTTACCGAACGGCATTTTCATGACGCAGATTTCTTTTAATATTTCGGGATTCAGTCCTTCCACTTTTTATATAATTAAAT is a window from the Chryseobacterium indologenes genome containing:
- a CDS encoding DUF3820 family protein; translated protein: MNPEILKEICVMKMPFGKYEGTVLIDLPISYLEWFNKNGMPKGKLGMQLSTVYEIKLNGLMDLLTPIRAAVRNGL